The nucleotide sequence ATGAATAGGCTTTTGAGTGATTTCTGCAAATTCCTGTTTGGTTGTAAAGCTAGTGGTGAGAATGGTATCGACTTTTGTTAAAACCTCTTTCTCTAAATCTTTATGTTTTTGGGATGATTTATCGGTCAGTTTTAATTCTTTATGATAACCTATTGATGTCCACGGATCACGAAAATCTGCAATCCATTTAACAGAGAGTATTTTCTGCAATTCCAAACCAATTAAGTGCATACTGTGTGGCGGACCGGTTGTTATAACTACATCTACCGCATTGGTTTTTATGTAATTTGATAAATAGTCAACCGAAGGATTTACCCAGCCAACACGCGCATCGGGTATAAAAAAATTGCCGCGAACGTACAACAGTAATTTTTCTACAAACGATTGTTTTTTTTCTGCTTTTATAATTCCCGAACTAATGGTAGTAGTACTTTTTTTAGAAAATACCGAAGCTAGTTTATAAGGTTCTTTAATTGGTTGTTTTAAAACCGTTGTGTTTTCATTTACCTGGTTTACCAAATCGTGATCAATAATAGGATAGGTGGCATTTTCGGGTACATAAACAATAGGTTCAATGTTAAAATCGGGCAGATATTTTACAAATTTTAACCAACGCTGCACCCCCGGACCACCTGCTGGCGGCCAATAATACGCTATAATGAGTACTTTTTTCATAATTGATTAAATTAATTTAGCTAGATACGTTCCTGCAAAAACGCCGATTAATCCTAAAATAATTGAAAGACTTAAATAGGTTGCAAAATTTAAATATTGCTGAGTTTGCAGCATTTTAAACATATCTAACGAAAAGGTAGAAAAAGTGGTAAATCCGCCACAAAAACCAATTCCTAAAACTACGAATAACTGTTGTTGGTTTGCTGCATATTTAACGAAAAGAAAGCCTAATAAAAGGCTTCCTAATGTGTTTATTAATAAAGTTGCAACAGGAAATTGCTGATACGTTATTACTTTACTAATTTCGTATCTGCAAACGGTTCCAATGGCGCCGGCTATCGCCAATCCTAAAATATTCATTATATATTCTGTACTTTTTCTTCGTTCTTATTTCTTGTTGCAAAAAATATTCCTGCAGCTACAAGCAACAATGCAATTATAGATGTGATTAACGAAATTGTGCTTCCGGTTTTTACCACTTCTGGTTCAAACGAAAATACAACTTTATGATTTCCTGCCGGAATGTTCAAACCTCGCAACGTATAATTTACTTCAATCATTTCGGCAGGTTTTCCGTCAATTGAAATATTCCATCCTTTTGGATAATAAATTTCAGAAAAAACAGCAAATCCGTCTGCTTTATTATTGGTTTGATATTCTAATTTGTTTGGCTGGTAATTTGTTAGTTTAATTTGCGACAGACTATCGGCAGCGAAAGTTGTCTTAGGCAGATTTACAGAATTATAAACCAATGCGGTTTCTTTTGATTTGAACGATTTCATTGCAGCCATCATTTCATCGGCATTTGCCACTTTCTGAATGTTTTTAACAAACCATGCGTTACCGTTAGCTTCAGGGTTTTGCAACGGAATATCAGCTCCTTCTTCGTTTTTACCAATGATATATTTTACATTCAACATATTTAAAACTTCAAGATTTTGTTGAGCGATCTGATAATCGAACAAATCCTGAACTTTTTTAGGTTTTGCAGCGTGGTATCCACCTAATGAATGATGA is from Flavobacterium dauae and encodes:
- a CDS encoding glycosyltransferase family 4 protein, with the protein product MKKVLIIAYYWPPAGGPGVQRWLKFVKYLPDFNIEPIVYVPENATYPIIDHDLVNQVNENTTVLKQPIKEPYKLASVFSKKSTTTISSGIIKAEKKQSFVEKLLLYVRGNFFIPDARVGWVNPSVDYLSNYIKTNAVDVVITTGPPHSMHLIGLELQKILSVKWIADFRDPWTSIGYHKELKLTDKSSQKHKDLEKEVLTKVDTILTTSFTTKQEFAEITQKPIHVITNGYDIETIEKPPLDAKFTISHIGSLLSKRNPHILWQALSEILQENEQFRSDFQLQLIGKVSSEIIDTIKEFQLDAYLNVLGYVSHTEALKYQRSSQVLLLIEIDSYETIGIIPGKLFEYMAAERPILAIGPKESDVEKIIKDTNAGKYFNYDHLKEVKSCILEYYKLYLTKNLKVYGMGLQYFSRKKLTEKLAGVIKSI
- the crcB gene encoding fluoride efflux transporter CrcB — translated: MNILGLAIAGAIGTVCRYEISKVITYQQFPVATLLINTLGSLLLGFLFVKYAANQQQLFVVLGIGFCGGFTTFSTFSLDMFKMLQTQQYLNFATYLSLSIILGLIGVFAGTYLAKLI